From the genome of Saccopteryx bilineata isolate mSacBil1 chromosome 6, mSacBil1_pri_phased_curated, whole genome shotgun sequence, one region includes:
- the C6H17orf58 gene encoding UPF0450 protein C17orf58 homolog: MTARAFWLLCLIIGSSPEAPVAERKASLPHDRSADPGGGPSAEETPELRARPVPEAAPPAWSGPRRRKPPLSAENRAGFREEAARAPAGPPSPRLPQAENRASPRRAPAPEDSLRRSRTRALRFPAARVAAAARAEPAHPNRPRAAAPPPVPPPSPPPPPRLGPPRGDAEPGAEPCARACGADLDERESFCASEFAVNGIVHDVDVLRPGIQLVTLLVDRDGLYKTNRLYIAPDGFFFRVHVLALASSACSKTCPEFKPGSRYIVMGHIYHKRRQLPTALLQVLRGRLRPGDGLLPSSSSYVKRFNRKRAVQVQGAAHTQCLN, encoded by the exons ATGACAGCTAGAGCTTTCTGGCTCCTCTGTCTGATCATTGGGTCATCTCCTGAAGCCCCAGTGGCGGAGAGAAAAG CCTCGCTGCCGCATGACAGGAGCGCGGACCCAGGCGGCGGTCCGAGCGCGGAGGAGACTCCGGAGCTCCGGGCGCGGCCAGTTCCCGAGGCCGCTCCTCCCGCCTGGTCGGGCCCGCGGCGCCGGAAGCCCCCGCTGTCCGCGGAGAACCGGGCCGGCTTCCGGGAGGaggccgcgcgcgcgcccgccgGCCCGCCCAGCCCGCGCCTCCCGCAGGCCGAGAACCGCGCGTCGCCGCGCCGCGCGCCTGCGCCGGAGGACTCCCTGCGCCGCTCGCGCACCCGGGCCCTGCGCTTCCCAGCCGCGCgcgtcgccgccgccgcccgggCCGAGCCCGCTCACCCCAACCGCCCGCGCGCAGCCGCACCGCCTCCTGTGCCGCcgccgtcgccgccgccgccgccgcgcctcGGCCCCCCACGAGGAGACGCGGAGCCGGGTGCCGAGCCCTGCGCGCGCGCCTGCGGGGCAGACCTGGACGAGCGCGAGTCATTCTGCGCCAGCGAGTTCG CAGTGAACGGGATCGTGCATGATGTGGACGTGCTCCGCCCAGGGATCCAGCTGGTGACTCTGCTGGTGGACCGGGACGGGCTGTACAAGACGAACCGCCTGTACATCGCTCCGGACGGGTTTTTCTTCCGAGTCCACGTCTTAGCCCTAGCCTCCTCGGCTTGCAGTAAAACCTGTCCAGAATTTAAACCTG gcaGCAGATATATTGTGATGGGCCATATCTACCATAAGAGACGGCAGCTCCCTACAGCTCTGCTCCAGGTCCTAAGGGGGCGCCTCCGACCAGGGGATGGACTCCTTCCGAGCAGCAGCAGCTATGTGAAAAGGTTTAACCGAAAAAGGGCTGTGCAAGTTCAAGGTGCAGCTCACACCCAATGTTTGAATTGA